A single window of Streptomyces aquilus DNA harbors:
- a CDS encoding LPFR motif small protein translates to MFRAIADVLRQIGGAIATVVTLPFRALARLFGGASGSTRSRRA, encoded by the coding sequence GTGTTCCGTGCCATCGCTGATGTACTGCGCCAGATCGGCGGCGCCATCGCCACCGTCGTGACGCTGCCCTTCCGCGCCCTGGCCCGGCTCTTCGGCGGAGCCTCGGGTTCCACCCGCAGTCGCCGGGCCTGA
- a CDS encoding Tex family protein, with protein sequence MTTGTPIGVGSIEGRIAEELGVRERQVKAAVELLDGGSTVPFIARYRKEATEMLDDAQLRTIEERLRYLRELEERRTAILDSVREQGKLTEELEAQIRGAETKARLEDIYLPFKPKRRTKAQIAREAGLEPLAEGLLGDPTVDPLAAAAAFVDADKGVADPQAALDGARAILTERFSEDADLIGELRERMWVRGRLAAKVKDGKEEAGAKFADYFDFSEPFKELPSHRVLAMLRGEKEDVLDLVLEPEEPTDGPSSYEGIVAHKFGIADRGRPGDKWLKDTVRWAWRTRILVHLGIDLRLRLRTAAEDEAVDVFAKNLRDLLLAAPAGTRATLGLDPGFRTGVKVAVVDATGKVVATDVIYPHVPANKWDEALAKLAVLAARHSVELIAIGNGTASRETDKLAGELITKHPELKLTKVMVSEAGASVYSASAFASQELPDMDVSLRGAVSIARRLQDPLAELVKIDPKSIGVGQYQHDLSEVKLSRSLDAVVEDCVNGVGVDVNTASAPLLARVSGITSGLAENIVSHRDANGPFKSRTELKKVARLGPKAYEQCAGFLRIRDGVDPLDASSVHPEAYPVVRRMVKTSGQEVASLIGNTGVLRSLRPQEFVDETFGLPTVTDILKELEKPGRDPRPAFKTATFKEGVEKISDLAPGMILEGVVTNVAAFGAFIDVGVHQDGLAHVSALSKTFVKDPRDVVKPGDIVKVKVLDVDIPRKRISLTLRLDDEKAPQGQQGQGGGGERRQRGGGRPPQQRQQQRQAPPANGAMADALRRAGLLDPKKKGR encoded by the coding sequence GTGACGACAGGCACCCCCATCGGCGTTGGATCCATCGAAGGAAGGATCGCCGAGGAGCTCGGCGTACGGGAGCGGCAGGTCAAGGCCGCCGTGGAGCTGCTCGACGGCGGTTCGACGGTGCCCTTCATCGCCCGCTACCGCAAGGAAGCGACCGAGATGCTCGACGACGCGCAGCTGCGCACCATCGAGGAGCGGCTGCGCTATCTGCGGGAGCTGGAGGAGCGGCGGACGGCGATCCTCGACTCGGTGCGTGAGCAGGGCAAGCTCACCGAGGAGCTGGAGGCGCAGATCCGGGGCGCCGAGACCAAGGCGCGCCTGGAGGACATCTACCTGCCCTTCAAGCCCAAGCGGCGCACCAAGGCACAGATCGCGCGCGAGGCCGGGCTCGAACCGCTCGCGGAGGGCCTGCTCGGCGACCCGACGGTCGACCCGCTCGCCGCGGCCGCCGCGTTCGTCGACGCCGACAAGGGCGTCGCCGACCCGCAGGCCGCGCTGGACGGCGCCCGCGCGATCCTCACCGAGCGCTTCTCGGAGGACGCCGACCTGATCGGTGAACTGCGCGAGCGCATGTGGGTGCGCGGGCGCCTCGCCGCGAAGGTGAAGGACGGCAAGGAGGAGGCGGGCGCCAAGTTCGCCGACTACTTCGACTTCTCCGAGCCGTTCAAGGAGCTGCCCTCGCACCGCGTCCTGGCGATGCTGCGCGGCGAGAAGGAGGACGTCCTCGACCTCGTCCTGGAGCCCGAGGAGCCCACGGACGGTCCTTCGTCCTACGAGGGGATCGTCGCCCACAAGTTCGGCATCGCCGACCGCGGCCGCCCCGGCGACAAGTGGCTGAAGGACACCGTCCGTTGGGCCTGGCGCACCCGCATCCTCGTGCATCTCGGCATCGACCTGCGGCTGCGGCTGCGCACGGCCGCCGAGGACGAGGCGGTCGACGTGTTCGCGAAGAACCTCCGCGACCTGCTGCTCGCCGCCCCGGCCGGCACGCGCGCGACGCTGGGCCTCGACCCGGGCTTCCGTACGGGTGTGAAGGTCGCCGTCGTCGACGCCACCGGCAAGGTCGTCGCCACGGACGTCATCTACCCGCACGTCCCGGCCAACAAGTGGGACGAGGCGCTCGCCAAGCTGGCCGTGCTCGCCGCCCGGCACTCGGTCGAGCTGATCGCGATCGGCAACGGCACGGCGTCCCGCGAGACCGACAAGCTCGCCGGTGAACTCATCACCAAGCACCCGGAGCTGAAGCTCACCAAGGTGATGGTGTCCGAGGCGGGCGCGTCGGTGTACTCGGCCTCCGCGTTCGCCTCCCAGGAGCTGCCCGACATGGACGTGTCGCTGCGCGGCGCGGTCTCCATCGCGCGCCGGCTCCAGGACCCGCTGGCCGAGCTGGTGAAGATCGACCCGAAGTCGATCGGCGTCGGCCAGTACCAGCACGACCTGTCCGAGGTGAAGCTGTCGCGTTCGCTGGACGCGGTGGTGGAGGACTGTGTGAACGGCGTCGGCGTGGACGTGAACACCGCGTCCGCCCCGCTGCTCGCCCGCGTCTCCGGCATCACCTCCGGGCTCGCCGAGAACATCGTCTCCCACCGCGACGCCAACGGCCCCTTCAAGTCCCGTACGGAGCTGAAGAAGGTGGCGCGGCTCGGCCCCAAGGCCTACGAGCAGTGCGCGGGCTTCCTCCGCATCCGCGACGGTGTCGACCCGCTGGACGCGTCCAGCGTCCACCCGGAGGCGTACCCGGTCGTCCGGCGCATGGTGAAGACCTCCGGCCAGGAGGTCGCGTCCCTCATCGGCAACACGGGCGTGCTGCGCTCGCTGCGGCCGCAGGAGTTCGTGGACGAGACGTTCGGTCTGCCGACCGTGACGGACATCCTCAAGGAGCTGGAGAAGCCGGGGCGTGACCCGCGGCCCGCGTTCAAGACGGCCACCTTCAAGGAGGGCGTCGAGAAGATCTCCGACCTGGCCCCCGGGATGATCCTGGAGGGCGTCGTGACGAACGTGGCCGCGTTCGGGGCGTTCATCGACGTCGGTGTCCATCAGGACGGGCTGGCGCATGTGTCGGCGCTGTCGAAGACGTTCGTGAAGGACCCGCGGGATGTGGTCAAGCCGGGTGACATCGTCAAGGTGAAGGTGCTGGACGTCGACATTCCGCGGAAGCGGATCTCGTTGACGCTGCGGCTCGATGACGAGAAGGCTCCGCAGGGGCAGCAGGGTCAGGGTGGCGGGGGTGAGCGTCGGCAGCGCGGCGGTGGGCGACCGCCTCAGCAGCGCCAGCAGCAGCGCCAGGCTCCGCCTGCCAACGGCGCGATGGCCGACGCGCTTCGGCGTGCGGGGCTGTTGGACCCGAAGAAAAAGGGGCGGTAG
- a CDS encoding cation diffusion facilitator family transporter gives MGAGHDHGHAHSHAPAGGTATAAYRGRLRVALSITLTVMVVEIVGGIMADSLALVADAAHMATDGLGLGMALMAIHFAGLPPSGKRTFGYARAEILAALANCLLLLCVGGYVLYEAIQRFITPAGTEGGLTIVFGAIGLVANMISLSLLVRGQKDSLNVRGAFLEVAADALGSLAVIISAVVILTTGWQAADPIASLVIGLMIVPRTWRLLRETLDVLLEAAPENVDMDEVRAHVLALDGVEDVHDLHAWTITSGMPVLSAHVVVRSDVLNAIGHEKMLHELQGCLGDHFDVEHCTFQLEPGGHAEHEARLCH, from the coding sequence ATGGGGGCAGGGCACGATCACGGGCACGCGCACTCGCATGCGCCGGCCGGCGGTACGGCGACCGCGGCGTACCGCGGCAGGCTGCGGGTGGCCCTGTCGATCACGCTCACCGTCATGGTGGTCGAGATCGTCGGCGGCATCATGGCGGACTCGCTCGCGCTGGTCGCGGACGCGGCGCACATGGCGACGGACGGACTGGGCCTCGGCATGGCGCTGATGGCGATCCACTTCGCGGGTCTCCCGCCGAGCGGGAAGCGCACCTTCGGGTACGCCCGCGCCGAGATCCTCGCGGCGCTCGCCAACTGTCTGCTGCTGCTCTGCGTCGGCGGGTACGTCCTGTACGAGGCGATCCAGCGGTTCATCACGCCCGCCGGCACCGAGGGCGGGCTGACCATCGTGTTCGGCGCGATCGGTCTGGTCGCGAACATGATCTCGCTGTCCCTGCTGGTACGCGGCCAGAAGGACAGCCTGAACGTCCGGGGCGCGTTCCTGGAGGTCGCGGCGGACGCACTCGGCTCGCTCGCGGTGATCATCTCGGCGGTGGTGATCCTGACCACGGGCTGGCAGGCCGCCGACCCGATCGCCTCGCTCGTCATCGGCCTGATGATCGTCCCCCGCACCTGGAGGCTGCTGCGCGAGACCCTCGACGTGCTCCTGGAGGCGGCCCCCGAGAACGTCGACATGGACGAGGTGCGGGCGCACGTCCTGGCCCTGGACGGCGTCGAGGACGTCCACGACCTGCACGCCTGGACCATCACCTCCGGGATGCCGGTGCTCTCCGCGCACGTGGTGGTGCGCTCCGACGTCCTGAACGCGATCGGCCACGAGAAGATGCTCCACGAGCTCCAGGGCTGTCTCGGCGACCACTTCGACGTGGAGCACTGCACCTTCCAGCTGGAGCCCGGCGGGCACGCGGAGCACGAGGCGCGACTGTGCCACTGA
- a CDS encoding enoyl-CoA hydratase/isomerase family protein, which translates to MEPQLQHRVTDSVATVVIRHPAKRNAMTAAMWRSLPPLLGTLAADPDVRALVLTGAGGTFCAGADISTLRESPEEAQGLAVAAEEALAAFPKPTLAAIRGHCVGGGAQLAAACDLRFAEEGALFGVTPAKLGIVYPASSTRRLVALVGPAAAKYLLFSGELIDAERALRTGLVDEVLPEGELDKRVAEFTRILVSRSQLTQAAAKEFAGGLTDRDGHWVEQARGSGDTAEGVAAFLERRQPRFTWTTSG; encoded by the coding sequence ATGGAGCCCCAGTTGCAGCACCGCGTGACCGACTCGGTCGCCACCGTCGTCATCCGCCACCCGGCCAAGCGCAACGCCATGACGGCCGCGATGTGGCGGTCGCTGCCGCCGCTGCTCGGCACGCTGGCCGCCGATCCGGACGTACGGGCGCTGGTGCTGACCGGTGCGGGCGGGACGTTCTGCGCGGGGGCCGACATCTCCACGCTGCGGGAGTCGCCGGAGGAGGCGCAGGGGCTGGCGGTCGCGGCCGAGGAGGCGCTCGCGGCGTTCCCGAAGCCGACGTTGGCGGCGATCCGGGGGCACTGTGTGGGCGGTGGCGCGCAGCTCGCGGCGGCCTGTGATCTGCGGTTCGCGGAGGAGGGCGCGCTGTTCGGGGTGACGCCGGCCAAGTTGGGGATCGTGTATCCGGCGTCCTCCACGCGGCGGTTGGTGGCGCTGGTGGGGCCGGCCGCCGCCAAGTACCTGTTGTTCTCGGGCGAGTTGATCGACGCGGAGCGTGCGCTGCGCACCGGGCTCGTCGACGAGGTGCTGCCGGAGGGTGAACTGGACAAGCGGGTGGCCGAGTTCACCCGGATCCTGGTGTCCCGCTCGCAGTTGACGCAGGCGGCGGCGAAGGAGTTCGCGGGCGGGCTCACGGACCGGGACGGTCACTGGGTGGAGCAGGCACGCGGCAGCGGCGACACCGCGGAGGGCGTCGCCGCGTTCCTGGAGCGCAGGCAGCCGCGCTTCACCTGGACGACGTCCGGGTGA
- a CDS encoding DJ-1/PfpI family protein, which translates to MTTQIAIVLFDRFTALDAVGPYETLGRLPDAETVFVAERTGPVRTDTGNLAITADKSLAEVPHPDIVVVPGGPGQTPQMENPVLLDWLRAADAGSTWTTSVCTGSLLLAAAGLLEGRRATSHWLALDFLKEFGAEPTGERVVLDGKYVTAAGVSSGIDMGLTLLGRIAGDEHAQAVQLLTEYDPRPPYDAGSPEKAPAHLVEEFRTKSRFILT; encoded by the coding sequence ATCACCACGCAGATCGCCATCGTCCTCTTCGACCGCTTCACCGCCCTCGACGCCGTCGGCCCCTACGAGACCCTCGGCCGGCTCCCCGACGCGGAGACCGTCTTCGTCGCCGAGCGGACCGGACCGGTGCGCACCGACACCGGGAACCTCGCCATCACCGCCGACAAGTCCCTGGCCGAGGTGCCGCACCCCGACATCGTCGTCGTCCCCGGCGGGCCGGGGCAGACCCCGCAGATGGAGAACCCGGTGCTGCTCGACTGGCTGCGTGCCGCGGACGCCGGCAGCACCTGGACGACCTCGGTGTGCACCGGCTCCCTGCTGCTGGCCGCCGCCGGACTGCTGGAGGGGCGTCGCGCGACCTCGCACTGGCTGGCCCTGGACTTCCTGAAGGAGTTCGGCGCCGAGCCCACGGGGGAGCGGGTCGTCCTCGACGGCAAGTACGTCACCGCGGCCGGCGTCTCCTCCGGCATCGACATGGGCCTCACCCTGCTCGGCCGGATCGCCGGCGACGAACACGCCCAGGCCGTCCAGCTGTTGACCGAGTACGACCCGCGGCCGCCCTACGACGCCGGCTCGCCGGAGAAGGCCCCGGCCCACCTCGTCGAGGAGTTCCGCACCAAGAGCCGCTTCATCCTCACGTAG
- a CDS encoding ATP-binding protein: MENHGRGSGPRPPGGADPHPLPYEGVWRFTAPAVDASVPQARHAVRDLLLRQGVPVSDELVQGLLLIVSELVTNAVRHAALLSPMLAVEVAVGAEWVRVSVEDNHPYRPTALEADHSGEGGRGLLLVREVTREAGGVCDVEHTANGGKVIWAALPLASVRVP; encoded by the coding sequence ATGGAGAACCACGGGCGCGGGTCAGGCCCGCGCCCACCAGGCGGCGCGGATCCGCACCCGCTGCCTTACGAGGGCGTCTGGCGGTTCACCGCCCCCGCCGTGGACGCCTCGGTCCCGCAGGCACGGCACGCGGTACGGGATCTGCTGCTGCGACAGGGGGTGCCGGTCTCGGACGAGCTCGTGCAGGGGCTCCTGCTGATCGTCTCCGAGCTGGTCACCAACGCGGTGCGGCACGCGGCCCTGCTGTCGCCGATGCTCGCCGTTGAGGTGGCCGTCGGCGCCGAGTGGGTGCGGGTGTCCGTCGAGGACAACCACCCCTACCGCCCGACCGCCCTGGAGGCCGACCACAGCGGCGAGGGCGGGCGGGGACTGCTGCTGGTGCGCGAGGTCACGCGCGAGGCGGGCGGCGTGTGCGACGTGGAGCACACGGCGAACGGCGGCAAGGTGATCTGGGCCGCCCTGCCGCTCGCGTCCGTGCGGGTGCCGTAG
- a CDS encoding SCO6745 family protein codes for MTSAALASRSGRRCHNVLNSLHATSYFAPETDAELAGIGITHPRAVNFAVRAAAMGPVAAGAVTAAFYNYKHELVARHVPAVWSIASPEAVLTARARAVDASLRRLLGAETVTSPEIAEAAELALRAAEACSRSGRPLYAAHADLPVPEEPHLAYFHATTLLREHRGDGHLAALLAAGLDGLEALVTHTATGRGMTPKWIFTTRGWTQEEWDAASGRLRDRGLLDEAGELTGRGVALREEIEDMTDRLDRAPYEHLGAEGVARLTELGTGFARAAVAAGAYPADLIGKG; via the coding sequence ATGACTTCTGCCGCCCTTGCGTCGCGGTCCGGCCGCCGCTGTCACAACGTGCTCAACTCCCTGCACGCCACGTCCTACTTCGCGCCCGAGACGGACGCGGAACTGGCGGGGATCGGGATCACCCACCCCCGCGCCGTCAACTTCGCGGTGCGGGCCGCCGCGATGGGCCCGGTGGCGGCCGGGGCGGTGACGGCGGCCTTCTACAACTACAAGCACGAGCTGGTCGCCCGGCATGTCCCGGCGGTGTGGTCGATCGCCTCGCCGGAGGCCGTGCTCACGGCACGCGCGCGTGCCGTGGACGCGTCCCTCAGACGGCTGCTCGGCGCGGAGACGGTGACGTCCCCGGAGATCGCGGAGGCCGCGGAGCTGGCGCTGCGGGCCGCCGAGGCCTGTTCGCGCAGTGGCCGCCCGCTGTACGCGGCGCACGCGGACCTGCCGGTGCCCGAGGAACCGCACCTGGCGTACTTCCACGCCACGACCCTGCTGCGCGAGCACCGGGGCGACGGACACCTCGCGGCGCTGCTGGCGGCAGGGCTGGACGGACTGGAGGCCCTGGTCACGCACACCGCGACCGGCCGGGGCATGACCCCGAAGTGGATCTTCACGACCCGTGGCTGGACCCAGGAGGAGTGGGACGCGGCGAGCGGCCGGCTCCGGGACCGGGGGCTGCTGGACGAGGCGGGCGAGCTGACCGGGCGGGGCGTGGCGCTCCGCGAGGAGATCGAGGACATGACGGACCGCCTGGACCGGGCACCGTACGAACACCTGGGCGCGGAGGGCGTGGCACGCCTGACGGAACTCGGCACCGGGTTCGCACGGGCGGCCGTGGCGGCGGGGGCTTATCCGGCGGATCTGATCGGTAAAGGCTGA
- a CDS encoding ABC-F family ATP-binding cassette domain-containing protein: MTATLVAKNLAAGHGDRSLFTGLDLVVAPGDVIGLVGANGAGKSTLLRLLAGLTAPEEGELRLSPPTATVGHLPQEPERRPGETIRAFLARRTGVAEAQRLMDEATQALVDGAPGADDAYATSLERWLDLGGADLDERAEEIADSLGLAVDLDQPMTSLSGGQAARAGLASLLLSRYDVFLLDEPTNDLDLDGLERLERFVSGLRAGTVVVSHDREFLTRTVTKVLELDLAQGQINLYGGGYEAYLEEREVARRHARDDYEEYADKKAALQDRAQMQRSWMDKGVKNARRKANNDNDKIGRKFRSEASEKQAAKARQTQRMIERLDVVDEPRKEWELRMEIASAPRSGSVVATLRDAEVRRGDFTLGPVSLQIDWADRVAVTGANGAGKSTLLAALLGRVPVDSGTASLGSGVLVGEVDQARKLFHGEETLLDAFGAAVPDPEPAEVRTLLAKFGLKADHVLRSAATLSPGERTRAALALLQGRGVNLLVLDEPTNHLDLPAIEQLEQALDAYEGTLLLVTHDRRMLDAVRVTRRLEVSQGKVTETP; this comes from the coding sequence ATGACTGCCACCCTCGTCGCCAAGAACCTCGCCGCCGGCCACGGCGACCGCTCCCTGTTCACCGGGCTCGACCTCGTCGTCGCGCCCGGTGACGTCATCGGGCTGGTCGGCGCCAACGGCGCGGGCAAGTCCACGCTGCTCAGGCTGCTCGCCGGGCTGACCGCACCGGAGGAGGGCGAGCTCAGGCTCTCCCCGCCGACCGCGACCGTCGGCCACCTCCCGCAGGAACCGGAGCGCCGCCCCGGCGAGACGATCCGCGCCTTCCTGGCCCGCCGCACCGGCGTCGCCGAGGCCCAGCGGCTCATGGACGAGGCGACCCAGGCGCTCGTCGACGGCGCCCCCGGCGCGGACGACGCCTACGCCACCAGCCTGGAGCGCTGGCTCGACCTCGGCGGCGCGGACCTCGACGAACGCGCCGAGGAGATCGCCGACTCCCTCGGCCTGGCCGTGGACCTCGACCAGCCGATGACCTCCCTGTCCGGCGGCCAGGCGGCCCGCGCCGGCCTCGCCTCCCTGCTCCTGTCCCGCTACGACGTCTTCCTCCTCGACGAGCCCACCAACGACCTCGACCTCGACGGCCTGGAGCGACTGGAGCGCTTCGTCAGCGGCCTGCGCGCCGGCACCGTCGTCGTCAGCCACGACCGTGAGTTCCTCACCCGCACGGTCACCAAGGTCCTCGAACTCGACCTCGCCCAGGGACAGATCAACCTCTACGGCGGTGGCTACGAGGCCTATCTGGAGGAGCGCGAGGTGGCCCGCCGGCACGCCCGCGACGACTACGAGGAGTACGCCGACAAGAAGGCGGCCCTCCAGGATCGCGCCCAGATGCAGCGCTCCTGGATGGACAAGGGCGTCAAGAACGCGCGCCGCAAGGCGAACAACGACAACGACAAGATCGGCCGCAAGTTCCGCAGCGAGGCCAGCGAGAAGCAGGCCGCGAAGGCCCGCCAGACCCAGCGCATGATCGAACGCCTCGACGTGGTCGACGAACCCCGCAAGGAGTGGGAACTGCGCATGGAGATCGCGTCGGCCCCGCGCTCGGGGTCGGTCGTGGCCACCCTGCGCGACGCGGAGGTGCGGCGCGGCGACTTCACGCTGGGCCCGGTCTCCCTCCAGATCGACTGGGCGGACCGGGTGGCGGTCACGGGCGCGAACGGCGCCGGCAAGTCGACCCTGCTCGCGGCCCTCCTCGGCCGCGTCCCCGTCGACAGTGGCACGGCCTCCCTCGGCTCCGGTGTCCTGGTCGGCGAGGTCGACCAGGCCCGCAAGCTCTTCCACGGCGAGGAGACGCTGCTGGACGCCTTCGGCGCGGCCGTCCCCGACCCGGAACCGGCCGAAGTGCGCACGCTGCTGGCCAAGTTCGGCCTGAAGGCGGACCACGTCCTGCGCTCGGCGGCCACGCTGTCACCGGGCGAGCGCACGCGTGCGGCACTGGCACTGCTCCAGGGCAGAGGCGTCAACCTCCTGGTCCTGGACGAGCCGACGAACCACCTGGACCTACCGGCCATCGAGCAGTTGGAACAGGCCCTGGACGCCTACGAGGGCACGCTGCTGCTGGTCACCCACGACCGCAGGATGCTGGACGCGGTGAGGGTGACGCGCCGCCTGGAGGTCAGTCAAGGCAAGGTGACCGAAACGCCGTAA
- a CDS encoding HdeD family acid-resistance protein, translated as MASDGKGTSETAKLRRGFGWIAALGVILVVAGLVGLIYTGVATLTSMLLFGWLLLIGGIVGLLHAIQARGTNFFWLGVVVAALNIAAGVVVIRRPEAAAEALTMFAALLFLTGGVFRLVGSLVVRGPQFGWTLVQGAFGLLLGILVLASWPSSSKYVIGCFFSLALLFDGLGLIATGYGGRRIVGMVSDRLAAEDDARSGTSGSPAKPVQPE; from the coding sequence ATGGCGAGCGACGGCAAGGGCACGAGCGAGACCGCGAAACTGCGCCGCGGGTTCGGCTGGATCGCCGCACTCGGCGTGATCCTGGTCGTCGCCGGACTCGTCGGCCTCATCTACACCGGCGTGGCCACCCTCACCTCGATGCTCCTGTTCGGCTGGCTGCTGCTCATCGGCGGCATCGTGGGGCTGCTGCACGCGATCCAGGCCCGCGGCACCAACTTCTTCTGGCTCGGCGTGGTCGTCGCCGCCCTGAACATCGCGGCCGGCGTGGTCGTCATCCGCAGGCCCGAGGCGGCGGCCGAGGCGCTGACCATGTTCGCCGCGCTCCTCTTCCTGACCGGCGGGGTGTTCCGGCTGGTCGGCAGCCTGGTGGTACGGGGACCGCAGTTCGGCTGGACGCTGGTGCAGGGCGCCTTCGGGCTGCTCCTCGGCATCCTCGTGCTGGCCTCCTGGCCGAGCAGCAGCAAGTACGTCATCGGCTGCTTCTTCTCCCTCGCGCTCCTCTTCGACGGTCTCGGCCTGATCGCCACCGGCTACGGCGGCCGGCGCATCGTCGGCATGGTCTCGGACCGGCTCGCCGCCGAGGACGACGCACGGAGCGGAACGAGCGGGTCGCCCGCCAAACCCGTACAACCCGAATAG
- a CDS encoding GlxA family transcriptional regulator, which yields MTQRTVLVVLFDDVQSLDVTGPLEVFAGAESHTPGTYRIRTASLDGAAVRTSSGLTLVPDLALPDAPVPHTLLVPGGQGTRGPDPRLTDWLRENGPRAERLVSVCTGAILLAAAGLLDGHRVTTHWAYSDTLARDHPAVDVEPDPIYIRDGRVATSAGVTAGIDLALALVEEDLDRDVALTIARHLVVFLRRPGNQAQFSAQLATQTARREPLREVQQWITEHPDGDLGVESLAARARLSPRHFARAFRAETGTTPGRYVDRVRLEHARRLLEDTTDGVEEISRASGYGTPEAMRRAFVRTLGASPAEYRRRFHPVPAH from the coding sequence ATGACGCAGCGAACCGTCCTCGTCGTCCTCTTCGACGACGTGCAGAGCCTTGATGTCACCGGCCCCCTGGAGGTGTTCGCCGGGGCCGAGAGCCACACGCCGGGCACCTACCGCATCCGTACCGCCTCCCTGGACGGCGCCGCCGTGCGCACCTCCAGCGGCCTGACCCTCGTACCGGATCTCGCCCTCCCCGACGCCCCCGTCCCGCACACCCTTCTCGTCCCGGGCGGGCAGGGCACCCGCGGCCCCGACCCCCGCCTCACCGACTGGCTGCGTGAGAACGGGCCGCGTGCCGAGCGGCTGGTCTCGGTGTGCACCGGCGCGATCCTGCTCGCCGCGGCGGGCCTCCTGGACGGTCACCGCGTCACCACCCACTGGGCGTACAGCGACACGCTCGCCCGCGACCATCCGGCCGTCGACGTCGAACCCGATCCGATCTACATCCGGGACGGCCGCGTCGCCACCTCCGCCGGAGTCACCGCCGGCATCGACTTGGCCCTCGCCCTCGTGGAGGAGGACCTGGACCGGGACGTCGCCCTGACCATCGCCCGCCACCTGGTCGTCTTCCTCCGCCGACCCGGCAACCAGGCCCAGTTCAGCGCCCAGTTGGCCACCCAGACCGCGCGGCGCGAGCCGCTGCGCGAGGTCCAGCAGTGGATCACCGAGCACCCGGACGGCGACCTCGGCGTCGAGTCCCTCGCCGCCCGCGCCCGGCTCTCCCCACGCCACTTCGCCCGCGCCTTCCGGGCCGAGACCGGCACGACCCCTGGCCGCTACGTCGACCGGGTCCGCCTCGAACACGCCCGGCGCCTGCTGGAGGACACCACCGACGGCGTCGAGGAGATCTCCCGCGCCAGCGGCTACGGCACCCCCGAGGCCATGCGCCGCGCCTTCGTCAGAACCCTCGGCGCGTCACCGGCCGAGTACCGCCGCCGGTTCCACCCGGTACCGGCCCACTGA
- the idi gene encoding isopentenyl-diphosphate Delta-isomerase, whose translation MPITPATATHSSSNGTADPILLELVDEDGVTIGTAEKLAAHQPPGQLHRAFSVFLFDEQGRLLLQQRALGKYHSPGVWSNTCCGHPYPGEAPFAAAARRTYEELGASPSLLAEAGTVRYNHPDPESGLVEQEYNHLFVGMVQAPLRPDPEEIGATAFVTPAELAERHAKDTFSAWFMTVLDAARPAVRELTGPNVGW comes from the coding sequence ATGCCGATCACACCTGCCACCGCGACGCACAGTTCGTCGAACGGCACCGCTGACCCGATTCTGCTGGAACTGGTCGACGAGGACGGCGTCACGATCGGCACCGCGGAGAAGCTCGCCGCCCATCAGCCACCCGGGCAACTGCACCGCGCCTTCTCCGTGTTCCTCTTCGACGAGCAGGGCCGACTGCTGCTCCAGCAGCGGGCGCTGGGCAAGTACCACTCCCCCGGCGTGTGGTCCAACACCTGCTGCGGCCACCCCTACCCGGGCGAGGCCCCGTTCGCGGCGGCGGCCCGGCGGACGTACGAGGAGCTGGGCGCCTCCCCGTCGCTGCTCGCGGAGGCGGGCACGGTGCGCTACAACCACCCGGACCCGGAATCGGGCCTGGTGGAGCAGGAGTACAACCACCTCTTCGTCGGCATGGTGCAGGCACCGCTGCGCCCCGACCCGGAGGAGATCGGCGCGACGGCCTTCGTGACGCCGGCCGAGCTGGCCGAGCGGCACGCGAAGGACACCTTCTCGGCCTGGTTCATGACGGTCCTGGACGCGGCCCGGCCCGCGGTGCGGGAGCTGACCGGCCCGAACGTCGGCTGGTAG